One genomic region from Candidatus Nitrosopumilus koreensis AR1 encodes:
- a CDS encoding mechanosensitive ion channel family protein, whose translation MVEEVIGEFNSVFDALISNISLQFAFLILGIGIVIIVLAYRKFSNWILTRKFSYTRPHLSNFLRTALLPIFAFILITSVNEYVQIIDIFPGVQLNEKELQQIFVKILNSMNLAVIGYTVAHLIPIILRKHNTSNEEWKDFIKWRDKRGFEDDEDDLFHKIYKWKPPEDPPEDLDKAEFEKLLSTKEGRKTLENYRTSEEFEIGVLIPLVKNPFETWKESERKKYEKYYEKCVNGNNNAGHKLRPGIEPAEIFSIAQWRQEKRLNYYTHVKAGAKPSGYAEKQKELMPKSLTSFIPPLIFSGFLISILVWWNVDLFVLATALAGLGVGIGFALKETLENLFAYLMIRKDKVFMEGDRVLIDNYNGYVHKITTRITYIRHALNESIAIFPTRQMVGSKVINYSKNNDFVPAQIRIGTSYLNDPQQVCSILVKVGKRAMKEVTDDNGLHLAVQERCPYLDQNKPSCGCDKGITDMEQPWVLFDEFADSALIFQMWIYVRNYGSQFKMKSNLRLMVYQEFKKHDIRIPWPIRTIYSGDQVKEEKEIEKLEKDRQKTYDEYGPGKMNEF comes from the coding sequence ATGGTTGAAGAAGTGATTGGAGAATTCAACTCTGTTTTTGATGCGTTAATTTCCAACATATCACTCCAATTTGCATTTTTGATATTAGGCATAGGAATTGTCATCATTGTTTTAGCCTATAGAAAATTTTCAAACTGGATATTAACAAGAAAATTCAGTTATACAAGACCGCATTTATCAAATTTTTTAAGAACTGCACTTTTACCGATTTTTGCATTTATTCTAATTACATCTGTGAATGAATATGTTCAGATCATAGATATTTTTCCAGGAGTTCAACTAAATGAAAAAGAACTTCAACAAATATTTGTGAAAATTTTAAACAGTATGAACTTAGCTGTTATAGGTTATACAGTAGCACATCTAATTCCAATAATTCTAAGAAAACACAACACTTCCAATGAAGAATGGAAAGATTTCATTAAATGGCGAGACAAGAGAGGGTTTGAAGATGACGAAGATGATCTTTTCCATAAAATATACAAATGGAAGCCCCCAGAAGACCCTCCAGAAGATTTAGACAAAGCAGAGTTTGAAAAACTTCTAAGTACAAAAGAAGGACGAAAAACGCTTGAAAATTATAGAACAAGCGAAGAGTTTGAAATAGGAGTTCTAATCCCTTTAGTAAAAAACCCCTTTGAAACATGGAAAGAATCTGAAAGAAAGAAGTATGAAAAATATTATGAAAAATGTGTAAATGGGAACAATAACGCAGGTCACAAACTCCGTCCAGGCATAGAACCTGCAGAGATTTTTTCAATTGCCCAATGGAGACAGGAAAAAAGGTTGAATTACTATACACATGTCAAAGCAGGAGCAAAACCTTCAGGATATGCTGAAAAACAAAAGGAGTTAATGCCAAAATCATTAACATCATTTATTCCGCCACTAATTTTTTCAGGGTTTTTGATTAGTATTCTAGTATGGTGGAACGTAGATCTGTTTGTTTTAGCAACAGCTCTGGCAGGATTAGGTGTAGGTATTGGATTTGCATTAAAAGAAACTTTAGAAAATCTGTTTGCATATCTTATGATTCGAAAAGACAAGGTGTTCATGGAAGGAGATCGTGTTTTAATTGATAATTATAATGGATATGTTCACAAAATCACAACAAGGATCACTTACATAAGACACGCATTAAACGAATCAATTGCAATTTTCCCCACTAGACAGATGGTAGGTTCAAAAGTAATCAATTATTCAAAAAATAATGATTTTGTTCCTGCACAAATAAGAATAGGGACATCTTACCTGAATGATCCACAACAAGTTTGTTCAATACTAGTTAAAGTTGGAAAAAGGGCGATGAAAGAGGTCACAGATGACAATGGATTGCATCTTGCAGTACAAGAAAGATGTCCATATCTTGATCAGAATAAACCTAGTTGTGGATGTGATAAAGGAATAACAGACATGGAACAACCATGGGTTCTCTTTGACGAATTTGCGGATTCAGCTTTAATATTTCAGATGTGGATTTATGTTCGAAATTATGGTTCACAGTTCAAAATGAAGAGCAATCTCAGATTGATGGTGTACCAAGAATTTAAAAAACATGATATTCGAATTCCATGGCCTATACGCACAATTTATTCAGGGGATCAAGTCAAAGAAGAAAAAGAGATAGAAAAACTAGAAAAAGACAGACAGAAAACATATGACGAGTACGGTCCAGGTAAAATGAACGAATTTTAG
- a CDS encoding mechanosensitive ion channel domain-containing protein — protein sequence MEENTFFAIISVIITASIFIIVKIVELTKFRTLLGSGKATGVIFIIIAIAEVMYLAVTLKILSPAIEVVTSLSAILLFFTFIYLNKLQNAISGMSIALGRRINVGSKIEFENKSGKIIQIGLTKTIVELEDSRIMLIPNKKFDEEVSVVTNSKIPNKKFEK from the coding sequence ATGGAGGAAAATACGTTTTTTGCAATAATTTCAGTTATCATCACGGCATCGATTTTCATCATAGTCAAGATAGTTGAATTGACAAAATTCAGGACATTGTTAGGCTCAGGTAAAGCAACAGGCGTCATTTTCATAATTATTGCAATAGCAGAAGTGATGTATCTTGCAGTAACATTAAAAATTCTTTCACCAGCAATAGAGGTGGTAACATCACTTAGTGCAATATTGTTATTTTTCACATTTATTTATCTCAACAAATTGCAAAATGCAATTTCCGGTATGAGCATCGCATTGGGAAGAAGGATTAATGTGGGAAGCAAGATTGAATTTGAAAACAAATCAGGCAAAATCATCCAAATAGGCCTGACAAAAACAATTGTAGAGTTAGAAGACTCTAGAATAATGCTAATACCAAACAAAAAATTTGATGAGGAAGTATCCGTAGTAACTAATTCAAAAATACCAAACAAAAAGTTTGAAAAATAA
- a CDS encoding CDGSH iron-sulfur domain-containing protein, producing MPNVIIKALKDGPLLVEVDKKTSVTLCRCGRSQTQPSCDGTHVKTGFKAEKSEIKVTE from the coding sequence ATGCCAAATGTAATTATCAAAGCATTAAAAGATGGTCCTTTGTTGGTTGAAGTTGATAAGAAAACTTCTGTTACATTGTGTAGATGTGGAAGATCCCAAACACAACCCAGCTGTGATGGAACACATGTAAAAACAGGATTTAAAGCAGAAAAATCCGAAATAAAAGTCACTGAATAA
- a CDS encoding sodium-dependent transporter: MPEKQSEKWNSGFGFLLACIGSAVGMGNIWRFPYVAGENGGGGFLVPFLIIVASFGFLLMLLEFAIGRKYKSSIVTGMANISKKFRWIGAFIAVVAFSILSFYLVILGWVLSFFVSNLGQSFLDFQQYSQTFFPVVSFVAILFVTYLIINRGIASGIELFNKVGILCLIAILIPLMVYATTLPNADKGIAYFLNPDFSKITEPNTWSIALGQAFFSLSLGSGSLLTYSSYLRGKHSMTRSSGIIIFSNTAISIIAGLMIFSFVFSYRLDPEAGIPLIFEVLPTIFSNIYIGYIIGSVFSFCY; encoded by the coding sequence ATGCCTGAAAAACAATCAGAAAAATGGAATTCTGGGTTCGGTTTTCTGTTAGCATGCATAGGTTCTGCTGTAGGAATGGGAAATATCTGGAGGTTCCCTTATGTTGCAGGAGAAAACGGAGGCGGGGGATTCCTAGTACCTTTTTTGATAATTGTAGCAAGCTTTGGATTTTTGCTGATGCTTTTAGAGTTTGCAATAGGACGCAAATACAAATCGTCAATAGTGACGGGAATGGCCAACATTTCAAAAAAATTTCGGTGGATAGGCGCCTTTATTGCGGTAGTGGCTTTCTCAATTTTGAGTTTTTATCTTGTGATTCTTGGCTGGGTGTTGTCATTTTTTGTATCAAATCTTGGTCAATCATTCCTAGATTTCCAACAGTATTCACAAACATTTTTCCCCGTAGTGTCATTTGTGGCAATTTTGTTTGTTACTTATTTGATCATTAATAGAGGAATCGCATCAGGGATAGAATTATTCAACAAAGTTGGAATTTTATGCCTAATTGCAATCCTCATTCCTTTAATGGTTTATGCCACAACATTACCAAATGCAGACAAAGGGATTGCTTATTTCCTAAACCCAGACTTTTCTAAAATAACAGAACCAAATACATGGTCGATAGCACTAGGCCAAGCATTTTTCTCTTTATCCCTAGGTTCAGGTTCCCTACTGACATACAGCAGTTATCTACGAGGAAAACACTCCATGACACGTTCATCAGGAATAATCATTTTCTCAAATACTGCCATTTCAATAATTGCAGGGTTGATGATATTTTCATTTGTTTTTTCATACAGACTAGATCCAGAGGCAGGAATACCATTGATTTTTGAAGTGTTGCCAACTATCTTTTCAAATATTTACATAGGATACATAATTGGCTCTGTTTTTTCTTTTTGTTATTGA
- a CDS encoding universal stress protein — MNIYDKKQVKCSVCGKFIGEIDIKSSIRLPLCEKCNRNEKKIIRKGIDSILVPVDISEKSTRALDAAIYFAKQLGSKITLLYVIPDLKVGNRIFMKEIAKELQKTSKISLKYAKDYCDERNIVAKQMTVRGHEPEEIIKISKKSKYDMIIMGSSGKGMLKELIFGSVSNFVMQNSDIPVLIVKEKSAKIGTKTRLKQRKPNPRHGEGRSFSKMKEKAGLK; from the coding sequence ATGAACATTTATGATAAAAAACAAGTAAAGTGCTCTGTCTGTGGCAAGTTTATTGGAGAGATAGATATCAAATCCTCGATTCGTTTACCTTTATGTGAAAAATGTAATAGAAATGAGAAAAAAATTATTCGCAAAGGAATTGATAGCATCTTGGTTCCAGTAGACATATCTGAAAAATCAACAAGGGCATTAGATGCTGCCATATATTTTGCAAAACAATTGGGCTCAAAAATCACATTATTGTATGTTATTCCTGATCTCAAGGTGGGAAATAGGATCTTTATGAAAGAGATAGCAAAGGAACTTCAAAAAACTTCAAAAATATCCCTCAAGTATGCAAAAGATTACTGTGATGAAAGAAACATAGTAGCTAAACAAATGACTGTACGTGGTCATGAACCTGAAGAGATTATCAAAATCTCAAAAAAATCCAAATATGATATGATCATTATGGGCTCCTCAGGTAAAGGAATGCTAAAGGAGTTAATTTTTGGAAGTGTTTCTAATTTTGTAATGCAAAATTCAGACATTCCTGTGTTGATAGTAAAAGAAAAATCTGCAAAAATTGGAACAAAAACTCGTCTAAAACAAAGAAAACCAAATCCACGTCATGGTGAGGGAAGATCATTTTCAAAAATGAAAGAAAAAGCTGGACTCAAATAA
- a CDS encoding PEFG-CTERM sorting domain-containing protein — protein MTKSMRATTFLLLLSIMLILAPSSVMAQTEVGVESETKANVGVNVGADSGTNATAKSETKAEAKTEANPKSQENESSESQQSSEAQSEASAKSETKVQTTVGNIGVTAMGKGKMIVGLPTKYPMPAVSASNSFGLQTNQHLYKPGDMITVEGSIWADLLANLDGGDTVTVNLLDKQRNVVYETKSQITTEGEYSAEFMMPDDASKGAYTITASVNTESDLSSIVGLNGKVNLGASTKVAVVPPQVFKINVEEHGDFDVKVATNSTITDVQFNGDQKKVSVTVEGQSGTKGVSHISIPKAMVSGDLKIMIDGKAVASDKTVITSHTENETEVEVSYGHSVHTIDVIGTQAVPEFGTIATMILVVAIVSIIAVSAKSKLSIVPKL, from the coding sequence ATGACTAAATCAATGAGAGCTACGACTTTTCTATTGTTACTATCAATCATGCTAATCTTAGCACCTTCAAGTGTTATGGCACAAACTGAAGTTGGTGTGGAATCTGAAACAAAGGCAAATGTAGGTGTTAATGTTGGCGCAGATAGCGGAACAAATGCAACAGCAAAATCTGAAACAAAAGCTGAAGCAAAGACTGAAGCAAATCCTAAATCTCAAGAAAATGAATCTTCAGAATCTCAACAATCCTCTGAGGCACAGTCAGAAGCATCTGCAAAATCTGAAACAAAAGTCCAAACCACAGTTGGCAACATTGGAGTTACAGCTATGGGAAAGGGAAAGATGATTGTGGGACTTCCTACAAAGTATCCAATGCCGGCAGTTAGTGCATCTAATTCATTTGGATTACAAACTAATCAGCATTTGTACAAACCAGGGGACATGATAACGGTTGAAGGTTCCATATGGGCAGATCTTTTGGCAAATCTTGATGGAGGTGATACAGTTACAGTAAATCTACTTGACAAACAACGAAATGTTGTTTACGAGACAAAATCACAAATAACTACTGAGGGAGAATATTCTGCAGAGTTCATGATGCCTGATGATGCATCAAAAGGAGCATACACAATTACTGCTTCTGTAAATACTGAATCTGATCTTTCAAGCATTGTAGGATTAAACGGAAAGGTAAACTTGGGCGCCAGCACCAAAGTTGCTGTAGTTCCACCTCAAGTGTTCAAAATCAATGTTGAAGAGCACGGAGATTTTGATGTCAAAGTAGCAACAAACTCGACTATAACAGATGTCCAGTTTAATGGAGATCAAAAGAAAGTATCCGTAACAGTCGAGGGTCAATCAGGTACAAAAGGAGTCAGTCACATATCAATTCCAAAAGCGATGGTAAGTGGTGATCTCAAAATAATGATTGATGGAAAAGCAGTAGCTAGCGACAAAACCGTGATAACGTCACATACAGAAAATGAGACCGAAGTTGAGGTAAGTTATGGTCACAGTGTCCATACTATTGACGTGATAGGTACTCAGGCAGTTCCAGAATTTGGCACAATTGCAACTATGATTTTGGTTGTAGCCATAGTGTCAATAATTGCTGTCAGTGCAAAATCCAAACTAAGCATAGTTCCAAAACTATAA
- a CDS encoding ArnT family glycosyltransferase: MKKKFLILIPLVLASFVHLLNPVGYPEIFFDEGIYMRRAMTTIETGSPQESYLYDHPYLGQLILAGVLQITNYPPDVSADPQSLQSLYLIPRLFMGMLAILSTFLVYLIAREKFGTNVALISSTLFAVMPYTWIFDRILLDSILLPFLLASILLAIHYAKPEGKVWLAPLSGILLGLAIFTKIPAFVFIPLVIWLVYQKRRKFSDMIIWIMPVLLIPMLWPANAIMLDQFDLWINDVLWQSQRSNSIFEIIGYFLYIDPVLFAIGMTGIVYAGITRNKFVLFWFVPFMVFLSLVGFKQYFHWIPLIPILCIAASIWLLDLPKKIKTLQSKRLHGIVIVSILVFGLSSTLLVITNDMSITQFEALSFVLQNQDDKNTILASPVYTWILYDVFDISNVPIDYSMILFYPIPTNVITVIADEHFMLDRNRGVEIIHAYNNTESIQSFENVATVFDNRIYPYTNLRVNQEGMLIDIREGQWIKP, encoded by the coding sequence ATGAAGAAAAAATTTCTTATTCTAATCCCACTTGTTCTTGCAAGTTTTGTGCATTTGCTAAATCCGGTTGGGTATCCTGAGATTTTCTTTGATGAGGGAATATACATGCGACGTGCAATGACTACTATTGAAACTGGCAGCCCTCAGGAGAGTTATCTTTATGATCATCCGTATCTTGGACAGTTAATTCTTGCAGGAGTTTTGCAAATAACAAACTATCCTCCAGATGTATCTGCTGATCCTCAATCCCTACAAAGTCTGTATCTTATCCCAAGACTGTTTATGGGAATGCTTGCAATACTGAGCACATTCTTGGTTTACCTGATTGCAAGAGAAAAATTTGGAACAAATGTTGCACTGATATCCTCTACCCTATTTGCAGTAATGCCCTACACTTGGATATTTGATAGAATCTTACTTGACTCTATACTCTTGCCGTTTTTGCTTGCATCAATACTGCTTGCTATACATTATGCAAAACCGGAAGGGAAGGTGTGGCTTGCACCTCTGTCAGGTATATTGCTTGGTCTTGCAATCTTTACAAAAATCCCTGCATTCGTGTTCATTCCACTTGTCATATGGTTGGTGTATCAAAAGAGAAGAAAATTCTCTGACATGATAATTTGGATAATGCCTGTATTACTGATTCCGATGCTTTGGCCTGCAAATGCAATTATGCTAGATCAGTTTGATTTGTGGATAAATGATGTGTTGTGGCAAAGCCAAAGAAGTAACAGTATATTTGAAATCATTGGATATTTTCTTTACATTGATCCAGTACTGTTTGCAATTGGCATGACAGGAATTGTCTATGCTGGAATAACTAGAAACAAGTTTGTCTTGTTTTGGTTTGTACCGTTCATGGTATTTCTGTCACTAGTTGGATTCAAGCAATACTTTCACTGGATTCCACTCATCCCGATTTTGTGCATTGCAGCAAGCATATGGCTGCTTGATTTGCCAAAAAAGATCAAAACATTGCAATCAAAACGACTACATGGAATAGTTATTGTATCAATTCTAGTCTTTGGATTGTCTAGCACACTTTTAGTAATCACAAATGACATGTCCATAACTCAGTTTGAAGCATTGTCTTTTGTTCTGCAAAATCAAGATGATAAAAATACAATTCTTGCTAGTCCTGTGTATACTTGGATTCTTTATGATGTATTTGATATCTCAAATGTTCCAATAGACTATTCGATGATCTTGTTTTATCCAATACCTACAAATGTCATTACCGTAATTGCAGATGAGCACTTTATGCTAGACCGTAACAGAGGAGTAGAGATTATCCATGCTTACAACAACACTGAATCTATTCAATCATTTGAAAATGTTGCAACTGTGTTTGATAATAGGATCTATCCTTACACAAACTTGAGAGTCAACCAAGAAGGAATGCTTATTGATATTAGAGAGGGTCAATGGATCAAACCATAG
- a CDS encoding glycosyltransferase, with protein sequence MQSTEVSIILPTYNESQNISEILEHIQKSVPENLRAETIVVDDNSPDNTAKIAEDYFHSIAEKTHHTINVIKRKARDGLSSAILSGIEHASGHTIVVMDSDFSHPPHVIPKLIDTIKQTKCDIAIASRYVKGGSIQGWPFKRKLMSKIATGIAKKGLGIELYDPMSGFFAFKKNIIDGLKFDAIGYKMLLELLVKTKGVKIQEVPYTFTDRKDGSSKLGAGTILDYCKSVWKLYRYGKTVTKSEKRISVRFFSKAARFFTVGALGLGVNYLASLLFSSSLDMWYLHATILGIAFSITSNFALNKYWTFEDRDFAPKRTIIQYGKFAGFSSIGALVQLGTVYYLVDEFSLSYPVALVLAVGTAAFSNFVLNKKWTFKEKVWS encoded by the coding sequence TTGCAATCTACTGAAGTCTCTATAATCTTGCCAACATACAACGAATCTCAGAATATCTCAGAGATACTTGAGCATATTCAAAAGTCAGTTCCAGAGAATCTAAGAGCTGAAACTATAGTCGTTGATGACAATTCCCCTGACAATACTGCAAAGATTGCAGAAGACTATTTTCATTCAATTGCAGAAAAGACCCATCACACAATCAACGTAATCAAAAGAAAGGCAAGGGACGGATTGAGTTCTGCAATTCTAAGCGGAATAGAGCATGCATCAGGACATACAATAGTGGTGATGGACAGTGATTTTTCTCACCCTCCCCATGTTATTCCAAAACTAATTGATACAATAAAGCAGACAAAATGTGATATTGCAATTGCGTCGCGATATGTCAAAGGCGGTTCCATTCAAGGGTGGCCGTTTAAACGCAAACTAATGAGCAAGATTGCAACTGGAATTGCCAAAAAGGGACTTGGCATAGAGTTATACGATCCAATGTCGGGATTCTTTGCGTTTAAAAAAAACATCATTGACGGTCTAAAGTTTGATGCAATAGGATACAAGATGTTGCTGGAATTGTTGGTAAAAACCAAGGGGGTAAAAATCCAAGAAGTACCATATACTTTTACCGACAGAAAAGATGGTTCAAGCAAACTTGGGGCTGGAACAATACTTGATTACTGCAAGTCAGTATGGAAACTGTACAGATACGGTAAAACAGTAACAAAGTCTGAGAAAAGAATCTCTGTCAGGTTTTTCTCAAAGGCTGCGCGATTCTTTACAGTAGGAGCATTGGGTCTTGGTGTAAACTATCTTGCATCTCTACTGTTCTCATCCAGTCTTGACATGTGGTATCTACACGCGACTATTCTTGGAATTGCTTTCTCAATTACAAGCAACTTTGCACTAAACAAATACTGGACATTTGAAGACCGCGACTTTGCACCAAAGAGAACCATTATTCAGTACGGAAAATTTGCAGGGTTTAGCTCAATTGGGGCACTAGTCCAGCTAGGAACGGTGTATTATCTGGTAGATGAATTCAGTTTGTCATACCCTGTAGCATTGGTATTGGCAGTTGGAACCGCGGCATTTAGCAACTTTGTACTGAACAAAAAATGGACATTTAAAGAAAAAGTCTGGAGCTAG